ccaactttgatgtaatgtccttaaaaaaaggctaaatgaggctcagtagtgtgtgtggcctccacgtgcctgtatgacctccctacaacgcctgggcatgctcctgatgaggtggcggatggtctcctgagggatctcctcccagacctggactaaagcatccgccaactcctggacagtctgtggtgcaacgtggcgttggtggatggagcgagacatgatgtcccagatgtgctcaattggattcaggtctggggaacgggtgggccagtccatagcatcaatgccttcctcttgcaggaactgctgacccactccagccacatgaggtctagcattgtcttgcattaggaggaacacagggccaaccgcaccagcatatcacaaggggtctgaggatctcatctcggtacctaatggcagtcaggctacctctggcgagcacatggagggctgtgcggcccccccaaagaaatgccaccccacaccatgactgacccaccgccaaaccggtcatgctggaggatgttgcaggcagcagaacgttctccacggcgtctccagactgtcacatgtgctcagtgtgaacctgctttcatctgtgaagagcacagggcgccagtggcgaatttgccaatcctggtgttctctggcaaatgccaaacgtccggcacggtgttgggctgtaagcacaacccccacctgtggacgtcgggccctcataccaccctcatggagtctgtttctgaccgtttgagcagacacatgcacatttgtggcctgctggaggtcattttgcagggctctggcagtgctcctccttgcacaaagacggaggtagcggtcctgctgctgggttgttgccctcctacggcctcctccacatctcctgatgtactggcctgtctcctggtagagcctccatgctctggacactacgctgacagacacagcaaaccttcttgccacagctcgcattgatgtgccatcctggatgagctgcactacctgagccacttgtgtgggttgtagactccgtctcatgctaccactagagtgaaagcaccgctagcattcaaaagtgaccaaaacatcagccaggaagcataggaactgagaagtggtctgtggtcaccacctgcagaaccactcctttattgggggtgtcttgctaattgcctataatttccacctgttgtctattccatttgcacaacagcatgtgaaatgtattgtcaatcagtgttgcttcctaagtggacagtttgatttcacagaagcgtgattgacttggagttacattgtgttgtttaagtgttccctttatttttttgagcagtgtagtatgcATTTTAGAAAAAGTACACATATAAACTTTACATGCCTGAACTCAAAAATAACGTGGCTTCCCAAAAATAATGTGGTCGCTGTGATAGAACATTTCGTTTCATTAACATTTTTTTCTGCATTTTTCAAAGTCCCAGCTGATACAGCTGCAGCaggctctctctcccaccctttcAATTCCCACTTGTTGCACAGTGTTTCCAGGCTCTATATGCAGTAGCAATTGAGCCTGGGGATTAGGTTACTGTTACTACAACACTCTTCTAGACACATGCAAAGCATCTATGCCCTTCTATAATTCTATGCACGTTAGGCATCCCTTTCAAGACGTAAGCCCTCATCTGCTTGTTGTGTACATACCTCTTTCCTCATCCTGTAATACTCGTCGATGGCGTACTGGTATTTGGCCGATGTGATTCCAAAGAGCGAGGCCATCCTCTCCCCGAGGTAGTCACAAGCTGAAATACACATTCTGGAGTTTTACCAAAAGCATAGTATTCAAAGCAGTATCAAGGTAATGTACGGCAGGAGAAGGCCATCAACCCTAGAGGTTTATAATACATATTGTCTCATGTCAGGCACCCACCTGAAACAGTGGAGGTAGCTGCTCTCCACATATGGAACCAGAAGTACGGGCCCCAGGTCAGCTTgttctgacacacacaaacatgggtTAATACCAGGTTTTGGAACACATATTATAGGAAGTACAGACGTTATTCATACATTTCAGTAAAATACACAAACTaaaaacacgtacacacacacttctatttaacacactacacaccctcACCGCATCGACAGGGGGGGACAGTAGGTCCTTCTTCTCTGGTTCcttgtcctccccctcctcctcgtcTGTACTGTACTCTTCCATTGTTTCTCCGCTAGAGAAATGGATGATCCTTCGTGGGGCTTTCTCTTCTTTCTGATCCCCCTTCTCCAGGTCTCCCAGCTCGACACTCTCAAAGTCCTTCCCTGTGCTGGGGCtctgggagacacacacacacacacacacacacacacacacacacagcttgttgATGACAGGCTGCTGCTTACATACAATTAGATAATCAACCATTTCTATGTGCATCAATGTCCGAATTTTACATAGGCCTACTCGTAGTATGGCCTACGTTTTAAGTGTCAGCATGAGACGATGACAGGCACGAAAACATAGATGCCCTGAATTGTAGTAACGTTAAatagctaacgctagctagctggtCTGAAAACATCGATTATAAAGGACCGATAATAAACACTTTTCATAATCTTGACCTGCCGAGCCTACCTTCTCTACGTCCATCGTTTGGCCCAAAGACACATTCACGTTGGTGAGATACAGAGATATTTCGGCCATGGTGCCTCTTTCTTTGTATTCTCGGATGTTTAGCCTGCCCTACACACCCATGCTCGTGGGCATTTAAGCCCTGAACAATGCCCGACATGCAGCTCTGTCTCCTACGCTGCGTGCAGCCCCCAAGACCACAGCAAATCGCATGCAAGTAACACTGTAGCTAACTCGGATAGTCTTGTAAGCAGACGAGCTAACTAGTTAGCTATGTAGTCTTGTTAGCAAACTAGCTTGTTATCTGTGCTGGTTGTTAGCTTGCATAACTGATTTGTGTATAATTATAAGAGAAAGTTCATGTTTTGTggataatatttacatttacagaaTGAGTGAGCTCCATTCCCGATAGGCTGATCAGATTCAATTTCAGCCTTAGATATTGATCAGCTTCAGAGGCTGATTAGTCAGGATTCTGCCTAGATACCATAGGCAGCAAGACCacctagttaactagctagctcacAAGACTAGCCAAGTTAGCTGCTATGTTCCTTGAATGTGATTGGCTGTGGTCTTGGGGGCGACACGCAGCGTGGGAAACAGAGCTACCTGTCAGGCATCGTTCAGGGCTTAAATGCGCCATCTCCTTCTTCTTCTACAATATATTGCTGTTCGCACAATTGAGTGTGCATGTCGCCACCTACTGGCTAGGAACATAACAATGGCAGTGCATTTCTTGCCATCTGTAATCTTGACTTCAATTTGTTAGGAAGCTGTGTGGTCTTAGAGACCACCATTAAGGTCATTCTTGTGTTTTGATACTGTGTTCATTCGCAGGCAAAATTTGAGGGTTTGCTAAATGTATATTCATGCTTTGTAGTATTGTGTACACTTTGCCTGTGACTCTTTTTACACTAGTTAATTGTGCTTTCGCCTGTGTGCTGTGCCATTGAGATACAGTGAGAATTAAAACTGCTTGTGAAGACTGATTGTACTAGCCTCTTAGTGAAGAGTCACTGACAAGACCTGTGGATCTTTGTGGAATCCTGCCAGCCCCATAacctgtttcaaatcaaatcaaatcaaatcacatgtatttatatagccgttcttacatcagctgatatctcaaagtgctgtacagaaacccagcctaaaaccccaaacagcaagcaatgcaggtgtagaagcacggtggctaggaaaaactccctagaaaggccaaaacctaggaagaaacctagagaggaaccaggctatgaggggtggccagtcctcttctggctgtgccgggtggagattataacagcacatggccaagatgttcaaatgttcataaattaccagcatggtcaaataataatattcacagttgtcgagggtgtaacaagtcagcacctcaagagtaaatgtcagttggcttttcatagccgatcattgagagtatctctactgctcctgctgtctctagagagttgaaaacagcaggtctgggacaggtaacacgtccggtgaacaggtcagggttgcatagccgcaggcagaacagttgaaactggagcagcagcacggccaggtggactggggacagcaaggagtcatcatgtcaggtagtcctgaggcatggtcctagggctcaggtcctccgagagagagaaagagagaattagagagagcatacttaaattcacacagcacactggataagacaggagaaatactccagatataacagactgaccctagcccccgacacataaactactgcagcataaatactggagactgagacaggaggggtcaggagacactgtggccccatccgacgatacccccggacagggccaaacaggcaggatataaccccagacactttgccaaagcacagcccccacaccactagagggatatcttcaaccaccaacttaccatcctgagacaaggccgagtatagcccacaaagatctccgccacggcacaacccaagggggggcgccaacccagacaggaagaccaagtcagttactcaacccactcaagtgacgcacccctcctaatgacggcatggaagaacaccaataagccagtgactcagcccctgtaatagggttagaggcagagaatcccagtggagagaggggaaccggccaggcagagacagcaagggcggttcgttgctccagagcctttccgttcaccttcacactcctgggccagactacactcaatcataggacccactgaagagatgagtctttagTAAagacttaacttgttatggatagggggcagtattttcacggccggataaaaacgtacccgatttaatctggttattactcctgcccagaaactagaatatgcatataattagtagctttggataggaaacactccaaagtttctaaaactgtttgaatggtgtctgtgagtataacagaactcaaatggcaggccaaaacctgagaagattctgtacaggaagtaccctgtctgaccatttcttggccttctttgtcatctctatccaaaacagaggatctctgctgtaacgtgacactttctaaggctcccataggctctcagaaggcgccagaacgttgaatgatgactctgcagttactggctgaaaaacagtagcgcatttggtaagtggtcgatctgaaaacaatgagacgggtgtgcgcatgcacgtgaagagtccattttattttttcagtctttgaacgaaaacaacgactcccggtcggaatattatcgctattttacgagaaaaatcgcataaaaatttattttaaacagcgtttgacatgcttcgaagtacggtaatggaatattttgaatttttttgtcacgatacgcgtccgcgcgtcacccttcgttatccttcggatagtgtcttgaacgcacgaacaaaacgccgctatttggatataactatggattatttggaaccaaaccaacatttgttgttgaagtagaagtcctgggagtgcattctgacgaagaacagcaaaggtaatccaatttttcttatagtaaatctgagtttggtgagtaccaaacttggtgggtgtcaaattagctagcccgtgatggcgagctatctactcagaatattgcaaaatgtgctttcaccgaaaagctattttaaaatcggacaccgcgattgcataaaggagttctgtatctataattcttaaaataattgttatgttttttgtgaacgtttatcgtgagtaatttagtaaattcaccggaagtgttcggtgggaatgctagttctgaacgtcacatgctaatgtaaaaagctgttttttttatataaatatgtacttgattgaacaaaacatgcatgtattgtataacataatgtcctaggagtgtcatctgatgaagatcatcaaaggttagtgctgcatttagctgtggttttggtttttgtgacattatatgctagcttgaaaaatgggtgtctgattatttctggcttggtactctgctgacataatctaatgttttgctttcgttgtaaagcctttttgaaatcggacagtgtggttagataaaggagagtcttgtctttaaaatggtgtgaaatagtcatatgtttgaaaaattgaagttttcagattttcgaggtgtttgtatttcgcgccacgccctatcattggatattggagtggtgttccgctagcggaacgtctagatgtaagaggttttaaaggttgagaccgagtctgcatctctcacatgggtaggcagactattccataaaaattgagctctataggagaaagccctgcctccagctgtttgctgttctatttgagacgactgtacaaccatcaagattaattgtcagatttaacagaagatctctttgtttcttggaacctagaacaagcatctctgttttgtccgagtttaaaagtagaacatttgcagccatccacttccttatgtttgaaacacaggcttctagccaGGGCAATTTTagagcttcaccatgtttcattgaaatgtacagctgtgtgaatccgcatagcagtgaaatttaacattactTTTTTCGAATGACacccccaagaggtaaaatatatagtgaaaacaatagtggtcctaaaacggaaccttgaggaacaccgaaatttacagttgatttgtcagaggacaaaccattcacagagacaaactgatatctttccgacagataagatctaaaccaggccagaacttgtccgtgtagaccaatttgggtttccaatctctccaaaagaatgtggtgatcgatggtatcaaaagcagcactaagatctaggagcacgaggacagatgcagagcctcggtctgacattattaaaaggtaatttaccaccttcacaagtgcagtctcagtgctatgatggggtctaaaaccagactgaagcttttcgtatacattgtttgtcttcaggaaggcagtgagttgctgcgcaacagctttttcaaaacattttgagaggaatggaagattcgacataggccgatagttttttatattttctgggtcaaggtttggctttttcaagagagg
The window above is part of the Salmo salar chromosome ssa15, Ssal_v3.1, whole genome shotgun sequence genome. Proteins encoded here:
- the LOC106571224 gene encoding protein FAM177A1 isoform X3; the protein is MELTHSVNSPSTGKDFESVELGDLEKGDQKEEKAPRRIIHFSSGETMEEYSTDEEEGEDKEPEKKDLLSPPVDAVRNKLTWGPYFWFHMWRAATSTVSACDYLGERMASLFGITSAKYQYAIDEYYRMRKEKEEEDEDNRLSEETEQYFVENQDEEIHGPMTDQPEGTATTPHSTDTYQVEKEAKATPTAIRVPAIVTTTT
- the LOC106571224 gene encoding protein FAM177A1 isoform X1, whose protein sequence is MAEISLYLTNVNVSLGQTMDVEKSPSTGKDFESVELGDLEKGDQKEEKAPRRIIHFSSGETMEEYSTDEEEGEDKEPEKKDLLSPPVDAVRNKLTWGPYFWFHMWRAATSTVSACDYLGERMASLFGITSAKYQYAIDEYYRMRKEKEEEDEDNRLSEETEQYFVENQDEEIHGPMTDQPEGTATTPHSTDTYQVEKEAKATPTAIRVPAIVTTTT
- the LOC106571224 gene encoding protein FAM177A1 isoform X2; this translates as MAEISLYLTNVNVSLGQTMDVEKSPSTGKDFESVELGDLEKGDQKEEKAPRRIIHFSSGETMEEYSTDEEEGEDKEPEKKDLLSPPVDANKLTWGPYFWFHMWRAATSTVSACDYLGERMASLFGITSAKYQYAIDEYYRMRKEKEEEDEDNRLSEETEQYFVENQDEEIHGPMTDQPEGTATTPHSTDTYQVEKEAKATPTAIRVPAIVTTTT